One Mycolicibacterium crocinum DNA window includes the following coding sequences:
- a CDS encoding LLM class F420-dependent oxidoreductase produces the protein MLFAFKTSPQNTTWADMLAVWQAADDIDVYHSGWTFDHFYPIFSDSTGPCLEGWATLTALAQATKRLRLGNLVTGIHYRHPAVLANMAAAVDIISDGRLELGIGAGWNEEESGAYGIELGSVKERLDRFEEACQVLIGLLSQETTTFDGTYYQLKDARNEPKGPQRPHPPICIGGSGEKRTLRIVAKYAQHWNFAGGTPEEFAHKRSVLASHCADIGRDPAEIMHSAHVRLSEDHDYAKAIDEAAALAAEGLDLAIFYLPPPHTPAVLEPLAEAIRDSGL, from the coding sequence GTGCTATTCGCCTTCAAAACCTCACCGCAGAACACCACGTGGGCCGACATGCTCGCGGTTTGGCAGGCCGCCGATGACATCGACGTCTACCACTCCGGTTGGACCTTCGATCACTTCTATCCGATCTTCTCGGACTCGACCGGCCCCTGCCTCGAAGGCTGGGCCACGCTGACCGCACTGGCCCAGGCGACCAAACGTCTTCGGCTGGGCAACTTGGTCACCGGCATCCACTACCGGCACCCCGCCGTGCTGGCCAACATGGCGGCAGCGGTCGACATCATTTCCGACGGCCGCCTCGAGTTGGGCATCGGCGCGGGCTGGAACGAGGAAGAGTCGGGCGCCTACGGCATCGAGCTCGGCAGCGTGAAGGAGCGGCTCGACCGCTTCGAAGAGGCCTGCCAGGTGCTCATCGGTCTGCTCAGCCAGGAGACTACGACCTTCGACGGGACGTACTACCAGCTCAAGGATGCCCGCAACGAGCCGAAGGGTCCGCAGCGACCACACCCGCCGATCTGCATCGGCGGCAGCGGTGAGAAGCGCACTCTGCGCATCGTCGCCAAGTACGCCCAGCACTGGAACTTCGCCGGCGGTACACCGGAAGAGTTCGCCCACAAGCGGAGTGTGCTCGCGTCGCACTGCGCCGACATAGGCCGCGACCCGGCCGAGATCATGCACTCCGCACATGTCCGGCTCAGCGAGGACCACGACTACGCGAAGGCGATCGACGAAGCAGCCGCATTGGCCGCCGAGGGGCTCGATCTGGCGATCTTCTATCTGCCGCCGCCGCACACTCCAGCTGTGTTGGAACCGCTTGCCGAAGCCATCCGGGATTCCGGGCTCTAG
- the gltB gene encoding glutamate synthase large subunit, with product MPRSVGLYNPAFEHDSCGVAMVVDMHGRRSRDIVDKAITALLNLEHRGAAGAEPHSGDGAGILLQVPDSFLRAVVDFDLPEEGSYATGIAFLPQSSRDALTACEGVEKIVEAEGLEVIGWRDVPTDDSSLGALSRDAMPTFRQVFIGGASGIELERKAYVIRKRAEHELGNKGPGQDGPGRETVYFPSLSGQTFVYKGMLTTPQLKAFYLDLQDDRLESALGIVHSRFSTNTFPSWPLAHPFRRVAHNGEINTVTGNENWMRAREALIKTDIFGTDVEKVFPVCTPGASDTARFDEVLELLHLGGRSLAHAVLMMIPEAWERNESMDPARRAFYQYHGSLMEPWDGPASVCFSDGTVVGAVLDRNGLRPSRIWVTEDGLVVMASEAGVLDLDPSTVVKRMRLQPGRMFLVDTAQGRIVSDEEIKAELASAEPYQEWLDDQQFHLDDLPQGPYVRMPHHRVVLRQQAFGYTYEELNLLVAPMARTGAEPLGSMGTDTPIAVLSSRPRMLFDYFQQLFAQVTNPPLDAIREEVVTSLQGTVGPEGDLLNPTPESCHQIGLSQPILRNHELAKLINLNPDDTVRGRKHGMRSAVIRCLYPVAKGGEGLRRALDDIRDAASKAIADGARILIISDRESNENLAPIPSLLSVAAIHHHLVRTRARTQVGLVVEAGDAREVHHMAALVSFGAAAINPYMAFESIDDMIGRGVIEGISREKALQNYIKAAGKGVLKVMSKMGISTLASYTGSQLYQAIGISQKVLDEYFTGLSCPVGGIDLDDIASDVATRHQLAYLDRPDERAHRELEVGGEYQWRREGEYHLFNPDTVFKLQHSTRTGQYKVFKEYTQLVDDQSERMASLRGLLKFKDGVRPSIPIEEVEPASEIVKRFSTGAMSYGSISAEAHETLAIAMNRLGGRSNSGEGGEAVSRFEREPNGDWRRSAIKQVASGRFGVTSHYLTNCTDIQIKMAQGAKPGEGGQLPGHKVYPWVAEVRHSTPGVGLISPPPHHDIYSIEDLAQLIHDLKNANPQARVHVKLVSENGVGTVAAGVSKAHADVVLISGHDGGTGATPLTSQKHAGAPWELGLAETQQTLLLNGLRDRIVVQVDGQLKTGRDVVIAALLGAEEYGFATAPLVVSGCIMMRVCHLDTCPVGVATQNPVLRQRFEGKPEFVENFFMFIAEEVRELMAQLGFRTVNEMVGQVNALDTAQAAEHWKAHKLDLTPVLHEPDSAFMNQDLYCSSRQDHGLDKALDQQLIVMSREALDSGTPVRFSTTIANTNRTVGTMLGHELTKAYGANGLPDGTIDITFDGSAGNSFGAFVPKGVTLRVYGDANDYVGKGLSGGRLVLRPSDKAPEDYVAEANIIGGNVILFGATSGTAFIRGTVGERFAVRNSGAHAVVEGVGDHGCEYMTGGRVVILGETGRNFAAGMSGGIAYVYDPDGKLPANLNTEMVDIDEFDNADLEWLRDIIVAHVDATDSVVGQRILADWSGQVGNFVKVMPRDYKAVLQAIAEAEAAGEDVDKAIMAAAHG from the coding sequence ATGCCCAGGAGTGTCGGGCTGTACAACCCCGCATTTGAGCATGACTCATGTGGTGTCGCCATGGTGGTGGACATGCACGGCCGTCGGAGCCGCGACATCGTGGACAAGGCGATCACCGCGCTGCTGAACCTCGAGCACCGCGGCGCCGCCGGTGCCGAGCCGCACAGCGGTGACGGCGCGGGCATCCTGCTGCAGGTTCCCGATAGCTTCCTGCGCGCCGTTGTCGACTTCGACCTGCCGGAAGAAGGTTCCTACGCCACCGGCATCGCGTTCCTACCGCAGTCCTCGCGCGACGCGTTGACCGCGTGCGAGGGCGTCGAGAAGATCGTTGAGGCCGAGGGCCTCGAGGTCATCGGCTGGCGCGACGTCCCCACCGACGACTCGTCGCTGGGTGCGCTGTCCCGCGACGCCATGCCGACCTTCCGCCAGGTGTTCATCGGCGGCGCCTCCGGTATCGAGCTGGAGCGCAAGGCCTACGTGATCCGCAAGCGCGCCGAGCACGAGCTGGGCAACAAAGGCCCCGGCCAGGATGGCCCAGGTCGTGAAACCGTCTACTTCCCAAGCCTTTCCGGGCAGACGTTCGTCTACAAGGGCATGCTGACCACTCCGCAGCTCAAGGCGTTCTACCTGGATCTGCAGGACGACCGCCTGGAAAGCGCGCTGGGCATCGTGCACTCGCGCTTCTCCACCAACACGTTCCCGTCGTGGCCGCTGGCCCACCCGTTCCGCCGGGTCGCCCACAACGGCGAGATCAACACCGTCACCGGTAACGAGAACTGGATGCGCGCACGTGAGGCGCTCATCAAAACCGACATCTTCGGCACCGACGTCGAGAAGGTCTTCCCGGTCTGCACCCCCGGCGCTTCGGACACCGCCCGCTTCGACGAGGTGCTCGAGCTGCTGCACCTCGGCGGGCGCAGCCTCGCGCACGCGGTGCTGATGATGATCCCCGAGGCCTGGGAGCGCAACGAGTCGATGGATCCCGCCCGGCGGGCGTTCTACCAGTACCACGGCTCGCTCATGGAGCCGTGGGACGGACCGGCCTCGGTCTGCTTCTCCGACGGCACCGTCGTCGGCGCCGTGCTCGACCGCAACGGCCTGCGTCCGTCGCGCATCTGGGTCACCGAGGACGGCCTCGTGGTGATGGCCTCGGAAGCCGGCGTGCTGGATCTCGACCCGTCCACGGTCGTCAAGCGCATGCGCCTGCAGCCCGGCCGCATGTTCCTGGTCGACACCGCCCAGGGCCGCATCGTCTCCGACGAGGAGATCAAGGCCGAGCTGGCCTCAGCCGAGCCGTACCAGGAGTGGCTGGACGACCAGCAGTTCCACCTCGACGATCTGCCGCAGGGCCCGTACGTGCGGATGCCGCACCACCGCGTGGTGCTGCGCCAGCAGGCGTTCGGCTACACCTACGAGGAGCTCAACCTGCTGGTCGCGCCGATGGCGCGCACCGGCGCGGAGCCGCTGGGCTCGATGGGCACCGACACCCCGATCGCGGTGCTCTCGTCGCGGCCGCGGATGCTGTTCGACTACTTCCAGCAGCTGTTCGCTCAGGTGACCAATCCACCGCTGGACGCCATCCGCGAAGAGGTGGTGACCAGCCTGCAGGGCACCGTCGGGCCGGAGGGCGACCTGCTCAACCCGACCCCGGAGTCGTGCCACCAGATCGGGCTGAGCCAGCCCATCCTGCGCAACCATGAACTGGCCAAGCTGATCAACCTCAACCCGGACGACACCGTGCGCGGCCGCAAGCACGGCATGCGCTCGGCGGTCATCCGATGTCTGTATCCCGTCGCCAAGGGTGGGGAGGGCCTGCGCCGTGCGCTGGACGACATCCGCGACGCGGCGTCGAAGGCGATCGCCGACGGTGCCCGGATCCTGATCATCTCCGACCGCGAGTCCAACGAGAACCTGGCGCCGATCCCGTCGCTGCTGTCGGTGGCGGCCATCCATCACCACCTCGTCCGCACCCGGGCCCGCACCCAGGTCGGCCTGGTCGTCGAGGCCGGCGACGCCCGCGAGGTGCATCACATGGCGGCGCTGGTCAGCTTCGGTGCGGCAGCCATCAACCCCTACATGGCGTTCGAGTCGATCGACGACATGATCGGCCGCGGGGTGATCGAGGGCATCAGCCGTGAGAAGGCGCTGCAGAACTACATCAAGGCCGCAGGCAAGGGCGTGCTGAAGGTGATGTCGAAGATGGGCATCTCCACGCTGGCCTCCTACACCGGCTCGCAGCTGTACCAGGCGATCGGCATCTCCCAGAAGGTGCTCGACGAGTACTTCACCGGTCTGAGCTGCCCGGTCGGCGGAATCGATCTCGACGACATCGCCTCCGACGTGGCCACCCGCCACCAGCTGGCCTACCTGGATCGCCCCGACGAGCGCGCCCACCGCGAGCTCGAGGTCGGCGGCGAATACCAGTGGCGCCGCGAGGGCGAATACCACCTGTTCAACCCGGACACGGTGTTCAAGCTGCAGCACTCCACCCGCACCGGGCAGTACAAGGTGTTCAAGGAGTACACCCAGCTCGTCGACGACCAGAGCGAGCGGATGGCCTCGCTGCGCGGTCTGCTGAAGTTCAAAGACGGTGTGCGGCCGTCGATCCCGATCGAGGAAGTCGAGCCGGCCAGCGAGATCGTCAAGCGGTTCTCCACCGGTGCCATGAGCTACGGCTCGATCTCGGCCGAGGCGCACGAGACGTTGGCGATCGCGATGAACCGCCTCGGTGGACGGTCGAACTCGGGTGAGGGCGGCGAGGCTGTCAGCCGCTTCGAGCGCGAGCCCAACGGTGACTGGCGCCGCAGTGCCATCAAGCAGGTGGCCTCCGGTCGCTTCGGTGTGACGTCGCACTACCTGACCAACTGCACCGACATCCAGATCAAGATGGCCCAGGGCGCCAAACCCGGTGAGGGCGGCCAACTTCCGGGCCACAAGGTGTACCCGTGGGTGGCCGAGGTGCGGCACTCCACGCCCGGCGTCGGGCTGATCTCGCCGCCGCCGCACCACGACATCTACTCGATCGAGGATCTGGCGCAGCTGATCCACGACCTGAAGAACGCCAACCCGCAGGCACGCGTACACGTGAAGCTGGTGAGCGAGAACGGCGTTGGCACCGTCGCGGCGGGCGTCTCCAAGGCACACGCCGACGTCGTGCTGATCTCCGGCCATGACGGGGGCACCGGTGCGACGCCGCTGACCTCTCAGAAGCACGCGGGTGCGCCGTGGGAGCTCGGCCTGGCCGAGACCCAGCAGACCTTGCTGCTCAACGGTTTGCGCGACCGGATCGTGGTGCAGGTCGACGGCCAGCTCAAGACCGGCCGCGACGTGGTCATCGCAGCGCTGCTGGGCGCCGAGGAGTACGGCTTCGCCACCGCACCGCTGGTGGTGTCGGGCTGCATCATGATGCGGGTCTGCCACCTCGACACCTGCCCGGTGGGCGTGGCCACCCAGAACCCGGTGCTGCGTCAGCGCTTCGAGGGCAAGCCAGAATTCGTGGAGAACTTCTTCATGTTCATCGCCGAAGAGGTCCGCGAGTTGATGGCGCAGCTGGGGTTCCGCACCGTCAACGAGATGGTCGGCCAGGTCAACGCGCTCGACACCGCGCAGGCGGCCGAGCATTGGAAGGCCCACAAGCTGGACCTGACTCCGGTGCTGCACGAGCCGGATTCGGCGTTCATGAACCAGGATCTGTACTGCAGCTCGCGCCAGGACCACGGTCTGGACAAGGCTCTGGATCAGCAGCTGATCGTGATGAGCCGGGAGGCGCTGGATTCAGGCACCCCGGTCCGGTTCTCGACGACGATCGCCAACACCAACCGCACCGTCGGCACGATGCTCGGCCACGAGTTGACGAAAGCCTATGGCGCCAACGGTCTTCCGGACGGCACCATCGATATTACGTTCGACGGCTCGGCGGGCAACAGCTTCGGCGCGTTCGTGCCCAAGGGTGTCACGCTGCGGGTCTACGGCGACGCCAACGACTACGTCGGCAAGGGGCTATCCGGCGGGCGGCTCGTGCTGCGGCCGTCGGACAAGGCACCGGAAGACTATGTCGCCGAAGCCAACATCATCGGCGGCAACGTGATTTTGTTCGGCGCCACCAGCGGTACCGCGTTCATCCGCGGCACGGTGGGCGAGCGGTTCGCGGTGCGCAACTCCGGTGCGCACGCCGTCGTCGAGGGCGTCGGTGACCACGGCTGCGAGTACATGACCGGTGGACGAGTGGTGATTCTCGGCGAGACCGGCCGCAACTTCGCGGCGGGTATGTCCGGTGGTATCGCCTACGTCTACGACCCGGACGGCAAGCTGCCGGCCAATCTCAACACCGAGATGGTCGACATCGACGAGTTCGACAATGCCGACCTCGAGTGGCTGCGCGACATCATCGTCGCGCATGTGGACGCCACCGATTCGGTTGTGGGCCAGCGCATCTTGGCTGACTGGTCCGGACAGGTAGGTAATTTCGTGAAAGTGATGCCGCGCGACTACAAGGCCGTGCTGCAGGCGATCGCCGAGGCCGAGGCCGCCGGCGAGGACGTCGACAAGGCGATCATGGCGGCCGCTCATGGCTGA
- a CDS encoding glutamate synthase subunit beta, whose protein sequence is MADPSGFLKITHRETPARRPVDLRLKDWKEVYEDFSQDTLEQQASRCMDCGIPFCHNGCPLGNLIPEWNDLVYRDRWRDAIERLHATNNFPEFTGRLCPAPCEASCVLGINQDPVTIKQVEVEIIDNAFDEGWVVPMPPHVITGKKVAVVGSGPAGLAAAQQLTRAGHDVTVFERADRIGGLLRYGIPEFKMEKRHIDRRLAQMEAEGTKFRAGVNVGVDITADQLRADFDAVVLAGGATDWRDLPIPGRQFEGVYQAMEYLPWANKVQQGDPVLDEDGQPPITAKGKKVVIIGGGDTGADCLGTAHRQGAVSIHQFEIMPRPPETRADSTPWPTYPLMFRVSSAHEEGGERVFSVNTEKFLGHEGKVTGLRAHEVVMKDGKFEKVEDSDFELEADLVLLAMGFVGPEKPGLLTDLGVDLTDRGNVARDNEFATSVPGVFVAGDMGRGQSLIVWAIAEGRAAAKGVDRYLMGHSALPAPIKPTAAPQR, encoded by the coding sequence ATGGCTGATCCGAGTGGCTTCCTGAAGATCACCCACCGTGAGACGCCGGCCCGCCGTCCGGTGGATCTGCGCCTCAAGGACTGGAAAGAGGTCTACGAAGACTTCTCCCAGGACACCCTGGAGCAGCAGGCATCGCGCTGCATGGACTGCGGAATCCCGTTCTGCCACAACGGTTGCCCGCTGGGCAACCTGATCCCCGAGTGGAACGACCTGGTGTACCGGGACCGGTGGCGCGACGCGATCGAGCGGCTGCACGCCACCAACAACTTCCCGGAATTCACCGGCAGGCTGTGCCCGGCGCCGTGTGAGGCCTCCTGCGTGCTTGGTATCAATCAGGATCCGGTGACGATCAAGCAGGTCGAGGTCGAGATCATCGACAACGCCTTCGACGAGGGCTGGGTCGTCCCGATGCCCCCGCACGTCATCACCGGCAAGAAGGTCGCCGTCGTCGGCTCCGGCCCCGCCGGGCTGGCTGCTGCCCAGCAGTTGACCCGCGCCGGCCACGACGTCACCGTCTTCGAGCGCGCCGACCGCATCGGCGGGCTACTGCGCTACGGCATCCCCGAGTTCAAGATGGAAAAGCGCCACATCGATCGTCGCCTGGCCCAGATGGAGGCCGAGGGCACCAAGTTCCGCGCCGGCGTCAACGTCGGGGTCGACATCACGGCCGATCAACTGCGCGCCGACTTCGATGCCGTCGTGCTGGCGGGCGGCGCCACCGACTGGCGTGATCTGCCGATCCCGGGCCGCCAGTTCGAGGGCGTGTACCAGGCGATGGAATACCTGCCGTGGGCCAACAAGGTTCAGCAGGGCGATCCGGTGCTCGACGAGGACGGTCAGCCGCCGATCACCGCCAAGGGCAAGAAGGTCGTCATCATCGGCGGTGGCGACACCGGCGCCGACTGCCTAGGCACCGCCCACCGGCAGGGCGCGGTCAGCATCCACCAGTTCGAGATCATGCCGCGGCCGCCGGAGACCCGGGCCGACTCGACCCCGTGGCCGACCTACCCGCTGATGTTCCGGGTGTCCTCGGCTCATGAGGAGGGTGGCGAGCGGGTGTTCTCGGTCAACACCGAGAAGTTCCTCGGCCACGAGGGCAAGGTCACCGGGCTGCGCGCCCACGAAGTGGTGATGAAGGACGGCAAGTTCGAGAAGGTCGAGGATTCCGACTTCGAGCTCGAGGCCGACCTCGTGCTGCTGGCGATGGGCTTCGTCGGGCCGGAGAAGCCGGGTCTGCTCACCGACTTGGGCGTGGATCTCACCGACCGCGGCAACGTCGCCCGTGACAACGAGTTCGCCACCTCGGTGCCGGGCGTCTTCGTCGCAGGCGACATGGGTCGTGGGCAGTCGCTGATCGTCTGGGCGATCGCCGAGGGCCGCGCCGCCGCCAAGGGCGTGGATCGCTACCTGATGGGGCATTCCGCGTTGCCGGCGCCGATCAAGCCGACGGCCGCCCCACAGCGCTGA